One Rhododendron vialii isolate Sample 1 chromosome 2a, ASM3025357v1 genomic region harbors:
- the LOC131317388 gene encoding uncharacterized protein LOC131317388, whose amino-acid sequence MAGDDPNGERRVVIPNPLPLNSHLAPTAYTTPSCVRLPAITANNYEIKPGNAKHWLSTLPANSIISWAQMSAAFLKKFFPIGKKLRLRQEITTFQQAENEQFYEAWERYGDLIRKCPHHDIPKWQLVQSFCSGLHPQHRVMVDASCGGSVMVKNEEDAWQLFETMSEGSLQNVSFERRTKSVITDSDKPRGMYEIKPSHDLQSKVDALTEKVEQLLTKELATSQPPPYQEACSLCASPAHYIVDCPAAPQFPLFVQEHVNAAQGYANTQGFSKPGNDPFSTTYNQGWSKHPNFSWKTEHQGNSFAQRPRPFNMQFNPAAYLSQNQQQAHPQSSRDPSFEEKVLQALDRLNDTQQQVRTNTQSITRLETQVAQIANALNRREEGRLLSQPVQPHGGQFVVHDSPPADAKIIMTLRNKREVETRPEKVKPNEHLAPSDLDDFGKESSQSKEGTPPVTPASPTFVSAGSKVPPYVPKAPFPSCLNAPSPFPKRGASMEDILEVFKQIKVNIPLLDAIKQVPTYAKFLKDLCTQKRKCKTNVSKKVLLTEQVSSVFQSIAPPKLQDPGTPTISIGIGNHVIERALLDLGASVNLIPYSVYEQLGLGELKPTSVTLQLADRSIKVPRGVVEDVLVKVNDFYFPADFIVLDTEPVQTFKQTPIILGRPFLATANANIHVRSGEMEVTFGNMTLKLNVYKAARPSPMEEDCFAVDVLEDLVEEVLPSILTDDPLAVCLAHFDFENFDIDQSIEEVNTLLGSTHLMVTPPRQIEIEPTPTLVGEPPTPFVRSPLELGLQPVPPESMASCADLVDAITIDYGPTKCTQSWGVTDCLEGCRDVCSLFKRCFGRLLEELLENPGTKLKKGRNSELEKSQHR is encoded by the exons ATGGCAGGTGATGATCCTaatggagagagaagggttgTGATACCTAACCCCCTCCCTCTCAACTCACACTTGGCCCCCACAGCTTACACTACACCATCATGTGTACGATTACCCGCAATCACGGCTaacaactatgagattaagccTG GGAACGCTAAACATTGGCTTAGTACTTTGCCAGCTAATTCTATAATATCTTGGGCGCAAATGAGTGCGGCATTCCTTAAGAAATTCTTTCCCATAGGAAAAAAACTTAGACTTCGGCAGGAGATTACCACTTTCCAACAAGCTGAGAATGAACAGTTCTATGAGGCTTGGGAGAGATATGGGGATCTCATTCGTAAGTGTCCGCACCATGACATACCTAAGTGGCAACTAGTACAGAGTTTTTGTTCCGGGCTGCATCCGCAGCATCGTGTAATGGTTGATGCCTCATGCGGAGGCTCTGTGATGGTTAAGAATGAAGAGGATGCCTGGCAGTTATTTGAAACTATGAGCGAAGGGTCCCtgcaaaatgtttcttttgagaGGAGAACTAAGTCAGTCATTACTGATTCTGATAAGCCACGAGGTATGTATGAGATTAAACCATCTCATGACCTCCAATCTAAAGTAGATGCACTGACTGAGAAAGTTGAACAGCTTCTCACCAAGGAATTGGCCACCTCACAGCCTCCACCTTATCAGGAGGCATGTTCTTTATGTGCTAGTCCGGCCCATTATATTGTTGACTGTCCTGCAGCACCACAATTCCCTTTGTTTGTGCAAGAACATGTTAATGCTGCACAAGGGTATGCCAATACGCAGGGTTTCTCCAAACCGGGTAATGATCCTTTTTCCACTACTTATAACCAGGGATGGAGCAAACATCCCAATTTCTCATGGAAGACGGAACACCAGGGTAATAGTTTCGCCCAGCGGCCTAGGCCATTCAACATGCAGTTTAACCCTGCGGCCTATCTCTCACAGAATCAGCAACAAGCACATCCCCAATCCTCGCGGGATCCATCCTTTGAGGAAAAGGTGCTACAAGCACTTGATAGACTAAATGACACCCAACAGCAGGTGCGCACCAACACACAGTCCATCACAAGGTTAGAGACCCAAGTGGCTCAAATAGCCAATGCACTCAATCGTAGAGAAGAAGGTAGGTTGCTCAGTCAACCTGTCCAACCCCATGGAGGACAGTTTGTGGTTCATGACTCGCCTCCTGCTGATGCTAAGATAATTATGACTTTACGCAATAAGAGAGAGGTCGAAACCCGACCAGAGAAAGTGAAGCCAAATGAGCATTTGGCTCCCTCCGACCTCGATGACTTTGGGAAGGAGAGTTCACAGAGTAAAGAGGGAACCCCTCCAGTCACACCTGCATCACCCACTTTTGTGTCAGCGGGCTCCAAGGTACCACCCTATGTGCCTAAAGCCCCGTTCCCATCATGTTTGAATGCACCATCTCCCTTTCCTAAGAGGGGAGCATCTATGGAGGATATCCTTGAGGTTTTTAAGCAAATCAAAGTAAACATTCCTCTCCTAGATGCGATCAAACAAGTCCCCACTTATGCTAAGTTTTTGAAGGACCTCTGTACTCAAAAGAGGAAATGTAAAACCAATGTATCGAAAAAGGTCCTTCTCACCGAGCAAGTGAGCTCAGTGTTCCAATCAATTGCTCCCCCTAAGTTACAAGATCCAGGCACCCCTACTATTTCCATAGGAATAGGGAACCATGTCATTGAGCGAGCATTGCTAGACTTAGGGGCTAGTGTCAATTTGATACCTTACTCGGTGTACGAACAATTGGGGCTTGGGGAGTTGAAGCCCACGTCGGTTACCTTACAATTAGCTGATAGATCCATTAAGGTGCCACGTGGAGTAGTTGAGGACGTTCTTGTTAAGGTTAATGATTTTTACTTTCCGGCTGATTTTATAGTCCTTGACACAGAACCAGTGCAAACCTTTAAACAAACTCCAATTATTCTTGGTCGTCCCTTCTTGGCGACGGCCAATGCTAATATTCATGTGAGGAGTGGGGAAATGGAGGTGACCTTTGGAAACATGACCCTTAAGCTTAATGTTTACAAGGCTGCAAGACCTTCTCCAATGGAGGAAGACTGCTTCGCAGTCGATGTCTTAGAGGACTTAGTGGAGGAGGTGTTGCCTTCTATTTTGACCGATGACCCATTGGCCGTTTGTTTGGCTCATTTTGACTTTGAGAATTTTGATATTGATCAGTCTATTGAGGAGGTTAACACTTTACTTGGTTCTACACACTTAATGGTCACCCCTCCTCGACAAATCGAAATTGAGCCTACACCCACTCTTGTGGGTGAACCGCCCACTCCTTTTGTAAGGTCCCCATTAGAACTTGGGCTACAGCCTGTGCCGCCTGAATCTATGGCTTCATGTGCTGATTTGGTAGATGCTATTACAATAGATTATGGACCTACGAAGTGTACTCAAAGTTGGGGG GTGACCGATTGTTTGGAGGGTTGTCGGGATGTGTGTTCATTGTTCAAAAGGTGTTTTGGGAGGTTATTGGAGGAGTTGTTGGAAAATCCggggaccaaattgaagaaAGGCAGAAATTCTGAGTTAGAAAAAAGTCAGCATCGGTAG